A stretch of Solenopsis invicta isolate M01_SB chromosome 9, UNIL_Sinv_3.0, whole genome shotgun sequence DNA encodes these proteins:
- the LOC105201862 gene encoding selenoprotein F translates to MNYLLHTVLFLFIVAMDIAIAEFSADDCKMLGFNKANVLCSTCEHFTKPDLEKIYATCKECCLKDNDYDLSGSKRYPKAVLEVCTCKFGQYPQIQAFIKSDRPKKYKNLSIKYVRGLDPIIKLYDAENKVEDVLDIHKWDTDSVDEFLSTHLSKD, encoded by the exons ATGAATTACTTATTACATACTGTTTTATTCCTGTTTATCGTTGCG atGGACATTGCCATCGCAGAGTTTTCGGCAGATGATTGCAAGATGCTAGGATTCAATAAAGCTAATGTGCTCTGCTCGACTTGCGAACATTTTACCAAACCTGATCTAGAAAAAATTTA TGCTACATGCAAGGAGTGTTGTCTAAAAGACAACGATTATGATTTATCTGGATCAAAACGCTATCCCAAAGCAGTTCTTGAAGTATGCACATGCAAATTCGGGCAATATCCACAGATACAAG CCTTTATCAAAAGTGACCGGCCAAAAAAGTATAAGAACCTCAGCATAAAGTATGTAAGAGGTTTAGacccaataattaaattgtacgACGCAGAAAATAAAGTTGAAGATGTGCTTGATATACACAAGTGGGATACGGACTCTGTAGATGAATTTCTGTCAACTCATCTTTCTaaggattaa